In Paenibacillus sp. BIC5C1, a genomic segment contains:
- a CDS encoding heptaprenyl diphosphate synthase component 1 translates to MNSYRVPQLAKKYTDYDMIRQHTEIPSFPDSRARLLQVFVGRTDEKVHDELYALATSLVQLAMDTHDRIDTISGERRELEMRSRQLNVLAGDYFSSRFYQLLAHAGKIEMIGKLSGAVSEVNARKMTLYERMKKLLVSAEEYLRETVQLKMQLFLSFTGMIRDNEASLWNDLLAEFSYCEAIMVELRRMNDEQSFYHSYAFWHIYEYGNDDERKMLRQSEPDTRAWSGMVLKYRIGEFLLDKLRECTHRIQLLLQDEEDQLGLHEINAILEPYLTYLQPSHAAVRED, encoded by the coding sequence ATGAATTCATATCGCGTACCCCAACTAGCAAAGAAATATACGGATTACGACATGATTCGACAACATACGGAAATCCCATCATTTCCGGATAGCCGGGCTCGTCTGCTGCAGGTATTTGTGGGCCGCACAGACGAAAAGGTTCATGATGAGCTATACGCTCTTGCAACCTCGCTCGTTCAGTTGGCCATGGATACGCATGATCGAATCGATACGATATCCGGAGAGCGTAGAGAACTGGAGATGCGCTCACGCCAGCTGAACGTGCTTGCCGGAGATTATTTCAGTAGCCGTTTCTATCAGTTGCTTGCCCATGCAGGCAAAATTGAAATGATCGGTAAACTTAGTGGTGCTGTATCCGAAGTGAATGCACGCAAGATGACGCTGTATGAACGGATGAAAAAGCTTCTCGTTTCGGCTGAAGAATACTTGCGTGAAACAGTACAGCTGAAGATGCAGCTGTTTCTTTCTTTTACAGGCATGATCCGCGATAACGAAGCTTCGCTATGGAACGATCTGTTGGCCGAATTCAGCTACTGCGAGGCAATTATGGTAGAGCTGCGTCGGATGAATGACGAACAGAGTTTTTATCACAGTTATGCTTTCTGGCATATTTACGAGTACGGTAATGACGATGAGCGGAAAATGCTGCGTCAGTCCGAGCCGGATACAAGAGCATGGAGCGGTATGGTGCTGAAGTATCGGATCGGCGAGTTTTTGCTGGACAAGCTTCGTGAGTGTACACACCGTATACAACTGTTGCTGCAAGACGAGGAAGATCAACTGGGTCTGCATGAGATCAATGCAATCCTGGAACCTTACCTGACGTATTTGCAGCCTTCACATGCGGCAGTTAGGGAAGATTGA
- a CDS encoding demethylmenaquinone methyltransferase has translation MGSGETKPKEEFVHSVFQSIAGKYDVMNDILSFRRHKAWRKFTMKKMNMSKGDTGLDLCCGTCDWTLAMAQASETGHMHGLDFSSNMLEVGQTKVDAVNRQKQITLVQGNAMSLPFEDNSFDYVTIGFGLRNVPDLRQVLSEMKRVVKPGGMVVCLELSKPTWQPFKAIYYFYFEQLLPNIAKLFAKRYEQYKWLPDSLALFPGRKELADIFAETGLKQVQAYPLTGGIAALHIGTKENQHV, from the coding sequence ATGGGGAGCGGAGAGACCAAACCTAAAGAAGAATTTGTCCATTCTGTTTTTCAGAGTATAGCTGGTAAATATGACGTCATGAATGATATTCTGAGTTTCCGCAGACACAAGGCTTGGCGTAAATTTACCATGAAGAAAATGAATATGTCCAAAGGCGATACCGGTCTCGATTTGTGCTGCGGCACGTGTGACTGGACACTTGCCATGGCTCAGGCAAGTGAAACGGGTCACATGCATGGACTTGATTTTAGCAGCAATATGCTGGAAGTTGGACAGACCAAAGTTGATGCTGTAAACCGTCAGAAACAGATCACGCTGGTTCAAGGCAATGCGATGTCACTTCCCTTTGAAGACAATTCATTTGATTATGTCACCATTGGATTTGGTCTGCGCAATGTACCGGATCTCAGACAGGTTCTGTCAGAGATGAAGCGTGTAGTGAAGCCGGGAGGCATGGTAGTTTGTCTGGAGTTGTCTAAGCCGACATGGCAACCATTCAAAGCTATTTATTATTTTTATTTCGAACAACTATTACCGAACATTGCCAAATTGTTTGCCAAACGTTATGAGCAGTATAAATGGCTGCCGGACTCACTGGCACTTTTTCCAGGTAGGAAGGAACTGGCCGACATTTTTGCAGAAACCGGATTAAAGCAAGTGCAGGCCTATCCTCTGACCGGAGGTATTGCGGCATTGCATATTGGAACCAAGGAGAATCAGCATGTTTAG
- a CDS encoding stage VI sporulation protein F: MANNISKEALKAINKKTGKSITEGAVKKLASTVKPSTMQNEAQLRQLIKQVSAMAKVPVSEDTVQDIVSAVKKSGLNPNSMESLMKMMMKK; this comes from the coding sequence ATGGCTAACAACATTTCCAAGGAAGCGCTGAAAGCGATCAACAAAAAAACAGGGAAATCGATTACGGAAGGTGCCGTCAAGAAATTGGCGAGTACAGTAAAACCGTCCACCATGCAGAATGAAGCTCAATTGCGCCAACTGATCAAGCAAGTATCCGCCATGGCAAAAGTGCCGGTATCTGAGGATACAGTTCAGGATATCGTGAGTGCCGTCAAAAAAAGCGGGTTAAACCCAAACAGTATGGAATCATTAATGAAAATGATGATGAAAAAATAA
- a CDS encoding UbiX family flavin prenyltransferase, whose amino-acid sequence MQQPDNKRLVVGITGASGSIYGIRLIETLLDLEYTVHLVISNAGWRVLKEEMDWDVTNRDRVLEEKFGNRAGSLLYHPVSDIGASIASGSFLAEGMIIMPCSMGTLSSIAQGSSDNLMSRAADVMMKEGRTLILVPRETPLHAIHLENMLKLSRLGVRMIPAMPAFYYKPQTMDELILFLVGKVLDSLRIPHQLFTRWGEPDERG is encoded by the coding sequence ATGCAGCAGCCGGACAATAAACGACTAGTTGTCGGAATTACCGGGGCCAGTGGAAGTATATATGGCATTAGATTAATTGAAACGCTGCTTGATCTTGAGTACACCGTGCATCTGGTGATCTCCAATGCCGGGTGGCGTGTATTAAAAGAAGAAATGGACTGGGATGTTACGAATCGGGACCGCGTGCTGGAAGAAAAATTCGGCAACCGTGCGGGTTCCCTGCTCTATCATCCCGTTAGTGATATTGGTGCTTCCATCGCAAGTGGTTCTTTCTTGGCAGAAGGCATGATTATAATGCCTTGCTCCATGGGCACTCTTTCATCGATTGCACAAGGGTCGTCGGACAATCTGATGTCCCGGGCTGCTGATGTCATGATGAAAGAGGGAAGAACGCTGATTTTGGTGCCACGTGAGACGCCACTGCATGCCATCCATCTGGAAAACATGCTGAAGCTCTCACGGCTTGGTGTCCGGATGATACCGGCCATGCCTGCTTTTTATTACAAACCCCAAACGATGGATGAGTTGATTCTGTTTCTGGTGGGCAAAGTGCTTGATAGTCTGCGCATCCCGCATCAACTGTTTACCAGATGGGGAGAACCGGATGAACGGGGATAG
- a CDS encoding 2Fe-2S iron-sulfur cluster-binding protein, whose product MDYNITFLPQNKTIRLKPGVTLLNAARRAGVKIATRCDGKAACLMCKVKVDPEHLAALHPPTDAEKRKLGSLLDAGTRLSCQAKVRGSVTVHVPEDPLKAAIRKQLERQQQDEDDWF is encoded by the coding sequence ATGGATTACAATATTACATTTTTACCGCAAAATAAAACGATTCGGTTAAAGCCAGGGGTAACGCTGCTAAATGCTGCACGCCGTGCAGGCGTGAAAATAGCAACGCGATGTGATGGAAAGGCAGCCTGCCTGATGTGTAAGGTGAAAGTAGATCCGGAACATCTTGCAGCGCTGCATCCACCAACAGATGCAGAGAAGCGTAAGCTAGGTTCGCTGCTGGATGCAGGAACGCGGTTGTCATGTCAGGCGAAGGTGCGGGGATCGGTGACAGTTCATGTTCCGGAGGACCCGCTGAAAGCAGCGATTCGTAAACAATTGGAGCGTCAGCAGCAGGATGAGGACGACTGGTTCTAA
- the spoIVA gene encoding stage IV sporulation protein A: MEKVDIFKDIAERTGGDIYLGVVGAVRTGKSTFIKRFMETIVLPNITNEADRGRAVDELPQSAAGKTIMTTEPKFVPNNAVQIKVAEGLDVNVRLVDCVGYAVEGAKGYEDENGPRMISTPWFEEPIPFQEAAEIGTRKVIQEHSTLGVVVTTDGTIAEIARSSYVESEERVIAELKEVGKPFVLVINSTRPRSEEALQLRSELAAKYDIPVMTLSAATMTEDDVTGVLREVLYEFPVHEVNVNLPSWVMVLNENHWLRSNYENSVRDTVKDIRRLRDVDRVVAQFMEYEFIDRAGLSGMNMGQGVAEIDLYAPDELYDQILVEVVGIEIRGKDHLLQLMQEFSHAKREYDRFAEALEMVKTTGYGIAAPSLAEMALDEPELIRQGTKFGVRLKATAPSIHMIRVDVESEFAPIIGTEKQSEELVRYLMQDFENDPIKVWDSDMFGRSLHSIVREGIQGKIAMMPDNARYKLQETLGRIINEGSGGLIAIIL, encoded by the coding sequence TTGGAGAAAGTGGACATTTTTAAGGACATTGCCGAGCGGACCGGAGGGGATATCTATCTCGGGGTTGTCGGCGCAGTCCGGACAGGTAAATCAACATTTATCAAACGTTTCATGGAAACGATTGTACTGCCAAACATCACAAACGAGGCAGACCGCGGAAGGGCAGTAGATGAACTGCCACAGAGCGCAGCTGGCAAAACAATCATGACTACGGAGCCCAAATTCGTACCGAATAACGCGGTTCAAATCAAGGTCGCCGAGGGACTTGATGTCAATGTGCGCCTTGTGGATTGTGTAGGTTACGCAGTGGAAGGTGCCAAGGGATACGAGGATGAGAATGGACCACGCATGATCTCTACGCCTTGGTTCGAAGAACCGATTCCTTTCCAGGAAGCTGCCGAAATTGGTACACGCAAAGTCATTCAGGAGCATTCCACATTGGGTGTGGTGGTGACAACAGATGGCACGATCGCTGAGATTGCCCGGAGTTCCTATGTGGAATCAGAGGAACGCGTCATAGCCGAACTGAAGGAAGTAGGCAAACCGTTTGTATTAGTGATCAACTCGACTCGCCCTCGCAGTGAAGAAGCGCTGCAATTGCGCAGTGAGCTTGCTGCCAAGTATGACATTCCGGTTATGACACTCAGTGCAGCTACAATGACCGAAGATGATGTGACAGGTGTACTTCGCGAAGTGCTGTATGAGTTCCCAGTACATGAAGTGAATGTGAATTTGCCGAGCTGGGTGATGGTGCTGAATGAAAATCACTGGCTGCGCAGCAACTATGAAAATTCCGTTCGCGACACGGTTAAGGATATCCGCAGGCTGCGTGACGTGGATCGGGTTGTTGCTCAGTTCATGGAATATGAATTCATCGACCGAGCCGGTCTGAGTGGCATGAACATGGGGCAAGGTGTGGCAGAAATTGATCTGTATGCACCGGATGAATTATATGATCAGATCCTCGTGGAAGTTGTTGGTATTGAGATTCGAGGCAAGGATCATCTGCTGCAACTGATGCAGGAATTCTCCCATGCGAAGAGGGAGTATGATCGCTTTGCTGAGGCCCTGGAGATGGTCAAAACGACTGGCTACGGCATTGCGGCTCCATCCCTCGCTGAAATGGCACTGGATGAACCAGAACTCATCCGGCAGGGTACCAAATTCGGCGTCCGCCTGAAAGCAACCGCACCATCCATTCACATGATCCGTGTCGATGTGGAATCGGAGTTTGCACCGATTATCGGAACGGAGAAACAGAGTGAGGAACTTGTGAGGTACTTGATGCAGGACTTCGAGAACGATCCAATCAAGGTATGGGATTCAGATATGTTCGGTCGTTCGCTGCATTCCATCGTGAGAGAAGGCATTCAGGGTAAAATTGCAATGATGCCAGATAACGCACGATACAAATTGCAAGAGACACTGGGACGCATCATTAACGAAGGTTCAGGTGGATTAATTGCCATAATTCTGTAA
- a CDS encoding tautomerase family protein, with translation MAQIKVYGLGEHLNPLKAELSQVIHSVMVDVVGLPENKKFHRYFPMETDDFLFPSDRSADYTIIEISMFEGRTDQVKKELIHQLFIRINEQLKLSPNDVEITIFETPRSHWGIRGLPGDELELSYKVEV, from the coding sequence GTGGCACAAATCAAAGTATATGGACTAGGCGAGCACTTGAACCCGTTGAAAGCGGAGCTTTCGCAAGTCATACACTCCGTTATGGTAGATGTTGTGGGGTTACCGGAGAACAAAAAGTTTCATCGTTACTTTCCCATGGAGACGGATGATTTTCTTTTTCCCTCTGATCGTTCAGCCGATTATACTATTATTGAAATCAGCATGTTCGAAGGCCGAACAGATCAAGTTAAAAAAGAACTCATTCATCAATTATTCATACGAATAAATGAACAGTTGAAATTGTCGCCTAATGATGTGGAGATAACCATATTTGAAACACCGCGCAGTCATTGGGGTATTCGGGGATTACCCGGAGATGAACTTGAATTGAGTTATAAAGTCGAGGTCTGA
- a CDS encoding HU family DNA-binding protein, which produces MNKSDLITHVSEATELSKKDVTKAVDAVFEAISEALQSGDKVQLVGFGNFEVRERSARKGRNPQTGEEIEIPASKIPAFKPGKALKDGIK; this is translated from the coding sequence ATGAACAAATCAGACTTGATTACACACGTGTCCGAAGCGACTGAATTGTCCAAAAAGGATGTAACGAAAGCGGTTGATGCCGTATTCGAAGCAATCTCTGAGGCTCTTCAAAGCGGAGACAAAGTACAATTGGTTGGTTTTGGGAACTTCGAAGTTCGCGAGCGCTCTGCACGTAAAGGACGCAACCCGCAAACAGGTGAAGAAATCGAAATTCCTGCGAGCAAAATTCCTGCATTCAAACCAGGTAAAGCGCTCAAAGACGGAATTAAATAA
- a CDS encoding sugar ABC transporter ATP-binding protein, translated as MSTASILLQMKHVHKQFAGIPALKDVEFSVKGGEIHALLGANGAGKSTLMKILSGAYQLDQGTIQLNGQTLHLNSPGDAKASGIHCVYQEVDAALVPQLTAAENIMLDQLASPGGGWWKSPRKLQQRAAEALQQLGADISAHKKVADLTLAEKQMILLARILIQDAKVIIFDEPTAPLSQEETDAFFRIVHLLKERGVACIFITHRLPEVTSHCDRVTVMRDGQHVFTREAKELTINDLVTQMLGKPFEEEFPKTEAPVGEVLLEARGLRRGVRVKGVDLSLRRGEVLAVVGLVGAGKTECSRLLIGADRLESGEIRLNNREIRLSQPADAAALGIVSVPEERRKQGILIEENVERNLSLPLLGHLSRLGFVSRKRERENAESLVQQLGIKTSSVRQEVKYLSGGNQQKVAIGKWLNADADVFIFDEPTKGVDIGAKSDIFRIINELALAGKAVIYFTCELDEGLGIGDRIAVMCEGTIVKEFKRGETNQEQLLYYASGGQEVEA; from the coding sequence ATGAGTACTGCATCGATTCTGCTTCAAATGAAACATGTCCACAAGCAGTTTGCAGGCATTCCTGCACTGAAAGATGTGGAGTTCTCCGTCAAAGGCGGGGAAATTCATGCGCTGCTTGGTGCGAATGGTGCTGGCAAGAGCACATTGATGAAAATTCTGTCTGGTGCCTATCAACTGGACCAGGGCACCATCCAATTAAATGGGCAAACGCTTCATCTGAATTCACCAGGAGATGCCAAAGCGAGTGGAATTCACTGTGTGTACCAGGAGGTGGATGCTGCGCTGGTTCCCCAATTGACAGCGGCCGAGAACATTATGCTGGATCAATTGGCGTCGCCTGGCGGAGGTTGGTGGAAAAGTCCGCGGAAATTGCAACAGCGTGCGGCTGAAGCTTTGCAGCAATTAGGAGCGGATATATCCGCTCACAAAAAAGTAGCCGACCTGACACTCGCGGAGAAACAGATGATTCTGCTCGCACGTATCCTGATTCAGGATGCCAAGGTCATTATTTTTGATGAACCAACTGCACCGCTGAGCCAGGAAGAAACAGATGCCTTTTTCCGAATCGTTCATTTATTGAAAGAACGTGGAGTGGCATGTATTTTTATTACGCACCGTCTTCCTGAAGTTACAAGTCACTGTGACCGCGTTACCGTTATGAGAGATGGACAACATGTGTTCACGCGTGAGGCAAAAGAGCTTACGATTAATGATTTGGTGACGCAGATGCTCGGAAAACCGTTTGAGGAAGAGTTCCCCAAGACAGAAGCACCGGTAGGTGAAGTGCTGCTGGAAGCAAGAGGACTTCGGCGTGGAGTCCGTGTCAAGGGTGTGGATCTCTCTCTTCGTCGAGGTGAAGTGCTTGCTGTCGTAGGGCTTGTAGGTGCAGGGAAAACGGAATGTTCCCGCTTGTTGATTGGTGCAGATCGGCTGGAAAGTGGAGAGATTCGGCTTAACAATCGTGAAATTCGTCTTTCCCAACCTGCTGATGCTGCGGCTCTGGGCATTGTCTCCGTACCTGAGGAACGGCGGAAACAAGGGATTCTGATTGAGGAAAACGTGGAACGGAATTTGAGCCTGCCTTTGCTTGGACATCTTAGTAGATTGGGCTTTGTAAGTCGAAAGCGAGAGCGAGAGAATGCGGAGTCTTTAGTGCAGCAGCTCGGTATCAAAACATCGTCAGTACGGCAGGAAGTGAAGTATTTAAGCGGTGGCAATCAGCAAAAGGTGGCCATTGGCAAATGGCTGAATGCGGATGCAGACGTCTTTATCTTTGATGAGCCGACAAAAGGTGTGGATATCGGCGCCAAAAGTGACATCTTTCGCATCATTAACGAACTGGCTTTGGCGGGTAAAGCTGTTATCTATTTCACGTGTGAACTGGATGAAGGACTGGGCATTGGCGATCGGATTGCAGTCATGTGTGAAGGGACAATTGTAAAGGAATTCAAACGGGGCGAGACTAACCAAGAACAGCTGCTATACTATGCAAGCGGTGGACAAGAGGTGGAAGCATGA
- the mtrB gene encoding trp RNA-binding attenuation protein MtrB, translated as MDHPTGSDYIVIKAEENGVQVIGLTRGQDTRFHHTEKLDKGEVMFAQFTNHTSAIKIRGKATLITKHGQIQSE; from the coding sequence ATGGATCATCCAACCGGCAGTGATTATATCGTAATTAAGGCGGAGGAGAACGGTGTTCAGGTGATTGGCTTAACCCGGGGTCAGGATACCCGCTTCCACCATACGGAGAAACTGGATAAGGGAGAAGTCATGTTTGCCCAGTTTACCAATCATACTTCCGCCATTAAAATCCGTGGAAAAGCTACCCTGATTACAAAGCATGGCCAGATTCAGTCGGAATAA
- a CDS encoding DUF2768 family protein translates to MNAMDKMWLSLVAILIMGLSVFLITFARSKTKGIVRGILSLIAFLIMLIGFFGGIASLT, encoded by the coding sequence ATGAACGCGATGGACAAGATGTGGCTTTCATTAGTCGCAATCCTTATTATGGGACTATCTGTATTCCTGATTACGTTTGCTCGATCCAAAACGAAAGGTATTGTACGGGGGATTCTTTCTTTAATTGCTTTTCTCATTATGCTGATTGGCTTTTTCGGCGGAATAGCTTCTCTGACCTGA
- a CDS encoding sugar ABC transporter substrate-binding protein, with translation MRGKNTKWVWLSVLLVFTLALSACGIKKEPASTTASGAAEDKPQTEAVTGPLSGKRIALIMEFNTGTFSQQYVQGVKEEIEKFGGQLTTFVADNDKAKMVSLLDSAINQKFDAILTDHGDSLLEPGVKKAVEQNIPVVVFDADISVPGATVLSQDDQKMAELTLEQMKKDINGQGNIVKVWVAGFAPMERRQVAYGKFLKENPDIKEIATFGSAQNPALDTQAKMEAILKQYPKGEITAVWTAWDEFAKGAARAIQQAGRDEIKVYGIDMSDEDLQMIQDPKNPWVASAAVDPTDIGRVQVRYAYQKLNGDETEDQVVLNPVYVQRDALPDKQISTSELSEYVEGWGGSTQGIKDWMSEYGVTAK, from the coding sequence ATGAGAGGGAAAAATACAAAATGGGTATGGTTGAGTGTGTTGCTTGTATTTACACTAGCGCTGTCCGCTTGCGGAATTAAAAAAGAACCTGCTTCAACTACAGCTTCCGGCGCAGCAGAGGACAAGCCTCAAACCGAAGCAGTAACAGGTCCACTTAGCGGAAAACGAATTGCACTGATTATGGAATTTAACACAGGTACGTTCTCACAACAATACGTTCAAGGCGTTAAAGAAGAAATCGAAAAATTCGGAGGACAACTGACTACGTTTGTCGCCGATAATGATAAAGCCAAAATGGTATCGCTGCTCGATAGCGCAATTAATCAGAAATTCGATGCCATTCTGACGGATCACGGGGATTCCCTACTGGAGCCTGGTGTGAAAAAAGCAGTAGAACAAAATATCCCGGTTGTTGTGTTCGATGCAGACATTAGTGTTCCAGGAGCAACAGTGTTGTCCCAAGATGATCAGAAGATGGCTGAACTTACGCTGGAGCAAATGAAAAAAGATATTAACGGACAAGGCAATATCGTAAAAGTATGGGTTGCCGGGTTTGCACCAATGGAACGTCGTCAAGTTGCCTATGGCAAGTTCCTGAAAGAGAATCCGGACATTAAGGAGATTGCAACGTTTGGTTCAGCACAGAACCCGGCGCTGGATACACAAGCCAAAATGGAAGCGATCCTGAAACAATATCCAAAAGGTGAAATCACGGCGGTATGGACTGCATGGGATGAGTTCGCTAAAGGTGCAGCGCGTGCCATCCAGCAAGCTGGACGTGACGAGATCAAGGTATATGGTATTGATATGAGTGATGAAGATTTGCAGATGATCCAGGATCCGAAAAACCCATGGGTAGCTTCTGCAGCGGTTGATCCAACAGACATTGGACGTGTTCAGGTTCGATATGCATACCAGAAGCTGAACGGGGACGAGACAGAGGATCAAGTGGTTCTCAACCCGGTTTATGTACAGCGTGATGCACTGCCTGACAAACAAATCTCCACCTCAGAGCTGTCCGAGTATGTTGAGGGCTGGGGAGGAAGTACACAGGGAATTAAGGATTGGATGTCGGAATACGGAGTTACTGCCAAATAA
- a CDS encoding UbiA-like polyprenyltransferase, whose product MFRKIRIFLEMIKIEHTLFALPFAFMGAILGSMVVNDTFPTWMQIMWVLLAMIGARSAAFGLNRMIDQAIDKKNPRTAMRAIPAGLLKNGEVVIFIIVSFVLLFWASSNLNVLSMQLLPIAVFMLVLYSYTKRFTWLCHVVLGMTIGLAPLGGWVAVTGTMDWTAIVLYVTIVFWTAGFDIIYACQDLDFDQGEGLHSIPSRFGLNKSLQIAKFFHVITAIGFLALLLLTDLSWWYGAGMLITYGILFYEHYIVSPNDMSRVQTAFFTMNSVLSLVVFTFTLIDLAVK is encoded by the coding sequence ATGTTTAGGAAAATTCGCATCTTTTTAGAAATGATTAAGATTGAACATACGCTTTTTGCATTACCTTTTGCATTTATGGGGGCCATTCTCGGTTCCATGGTAGTGAATGATACATTCCCGACCTGGATGCAGATTATGTGGGTATTACTGGCTATGATTGGTGCAAGAAGCGCTGCTTTTGGCTTGAACCGCATGATTGACCAGGCCATAGACAAGAAAAATCCACGTACCGCGATGAGAGCAATTCCGGCCGGTTTGTTGAAAAACGGTGAGGTCGTTATTTTTATCATAGTATCATTTGTGCTCTTGTTCTGGGCCTCATCCAACCTTAACGTGTTATCCATGCAGCTGCTGCCGATAGCTGTATTTATGCTGGTATTGTATTCATATACCAAACGTTTCACCTGGTTGTGCCACGTAGTTCTGGGTATGACCATTGGTCTGGCTCCACTTGGGGGTTGGGTAGCGGTAACGGGTACGATGGATTGGACAGCGATTGTACTGTACGTTACGATTGTGTTCTGGACTGCAGGATTCGATATCATCTATGCATGTCAGGATCTGGATTTTGATCAGGGCGAGGGACTTCATTCCATACCTTCCCGTTTTGGTCTTAACAAATCATTGCAGATCGCAAAGTTCTTTCACGTGATTACCGCAATCGGTTTTCTTGCTTTGTTATTGTTGACCGATCTGAGCTGGTGGTATGGAGCCGGAATGTTGATTACTTATGGTATTCTCTTCTATGAACACTATATTGTATCGCCAAATGACATGAGCCGGGTACAAACCGCATTCTTTACAATGAACAGTGTGCTCAGCCTGGTTGTATTTACGTTTACTTTAATTGATCTGGCGGTGAAATAA
- a CDS encoding ABC transporter permease, producing MKDKSLDFAFRYGAIIVIIGVIAFFGIKLPYFFTYSNLTDILGSISIVTFVAIGVTLSLIVDGFDLSVGATVSLTTVVTASLMIWYQQPLAVVIIVPLIIGAVIGWLNSLLIVKLRIPDLLATLATMYIIGGIHKTYAQGYTIYNHMQFPDGSKAAGEMDPTFLQLGQGKWLGMPISVILLLIAVIGVHIFLTYTKYGRQMYVTGGNEEAARLSGIKVKKVRTLAYVAAGVFAAIGGIIYASKVGSGQIDAGSPLLMESVAAVFVGFSVFGAGKPNVIGTFIGSVLIGVLVNGLTMMNVQYFTHDIVKGGVLVLALAVTFYVLNRNRT from the coding sequence ATGAAGGATAAATCATTGGATTTTGCGTTCCGTTATGGCGCGATTATCGTAATTATTGGTGTTATAGCATTTTTCGGTATTAAGTTGCCTTATTTCTTTACGTACAGTAACTTGACCGATATTTTGGGTTCAATCTCTATCGTGACATTTGTGGCGATTGGTGTTACCTTATCTCTCATTGTAGATGGATTTGATCTTTCGGTGGGGGCAACCGTCTCGCTGACTACTGTCGTTACCGCTTCATTAATGATTTGGTATCAGCAGCCGCTTGCAGTTGTCATTATCGTCCCACTGATCATTGGGGCTGTAATTGGATGGCTTAATTCCTTGCTAATTGTGAAACTCCGTATTCCGGATCTGCTGGCTACACTTGCCACGATGTACATTATCGGTGGAATTCACAAAACGTATGCTCAAGGATACACGATCTATAACCATATGCAGTTTCCAGACGGAAGCAAGGCTGCCGGAGAAATGGACCCCACATTTCTGCAGCTTGGGCAGGGAAAATGGCTGGGAATGCCGATTTCCGTCATCCTGCTGCTCATTGCAGTTATCGGTGTGCATATCTTTTTGACGTATACGAAGTATGGGCGCCAGATGTACGTTACGGGGGGCAATGAAGAAGCGGCACGCCTATCCGGTATCAAGGTGAAAAAGGTGCGTACACTCGCCTATGTAGCTGCTGGAGTGTTTGCTGCAATTGGCGGTATTATCTATGCATCTAAAGTGGGTTCTGGGCAAATTGATGCGGGTTCACCGTTGTTAATGGAATCCGTGGCCGCTGTGTTTGTCGGATTCTCCGTATTTGGTGCAGGTAAACCAAACGTGATCGGAACATTCATAGGCTCGGTTCTAATTGGTGTACTGGTGAACGGTTTGACTATGATGAATGTTCAATATTTCACTCATGATATTGTAAAAGGTGGGGTACTCGTGCTTGCCCTGGCGGTTACATTTTACGTGTTAAACCGCAACCGCACTTGA